One Paenibacillus crassostreae DNA segment encodes these proteins:
- a CDS encoding M1 family metallopeptidase — translation MTPARAKKFTIVIVALFLLSGTWWILLKDSPESNTVFAPDQSKPTKTSTPESQKESVQQPTAEVLSKRIVEYHIDVSLDPNANVLKGSQNITWTHPGKNTVTELYFHLYPNAFSSTDTTFMKESGGRLRNDTMPTDGFGSMILTDLQTTDGISLMHRIQYVQPDDGNIKDTSLVKVRLPRPVQGGESITLNMKFEVKLPQIFARMGVADNFVMAGQWFPKISVYEPTGIRGRTSEGWNLHQYHGNSEFYSDFGIYNVRIHVPHNYIVAATGFPIKTAQILNDQKIYQFYADDVHDFAWSASPDFIVAEKPFSSPDVPGVRIKLYLDPAHKDMKDRYFYAAEAALKHFSKWYGPYPYSTLSVVVPPAAGNGAGGMEYPTLITAFGAKNDSPGFELERTVIHEIGHQYFYGMIASNEFEEAWLDEGFTSYAEDQLMEQEFGITPNLPIQAAIISSPTTLTQEAWKYGSQDNYAQNVYYRGKLVLKGIERQVGQQKMKEIMNTYARKFRFAHPSTRDFQKIVEQVTHKSWKPYFEQYVYGKQMTDYAIDTITVEKISKSSETLYESIVTVNRQDGTYPNVPIQFTFADGHTIQKMWNGADDSIQFKLHYKSPLSWAIIDPKYTLVLENKYINNYLKAGLETEKVSRWNISITKLLEIGLGSLSW, via the coding sequence ATGACGCCAGCTCGCGCCAAAAAATTTACCATTGTAATTGTTGCCCTATTTCTCCTCAGTGGAACCTGGTGGATACTGCTCAAAGATTCACCTGAATCCAACACCGTCTTTGCTCCAGATCAGTCCAAGCCTACCAAAACAAGTACTCCTGAATCGCAAAAAGAAAGTGTTCAGCAGCCTACGGCGGAAGTACTTAGCAAAAGGATCGTTGAGTATCATATCGATGTGTCATTAGATCCGAATGCCAACGTACTTAAAGGATCACAGAATATCACTTGGACCCATCCTGGTAAGAACACGGTTACCGAATTATATTTCCATCTTTATCCGAATGCCTTCTCATCCACGGATACCACCTTTATGAAAGAATCTGGCGGTAGACTACGTAACGATACCATGCCTACGGATGGCTTTGGATCAATGATTCTCACAGATCTCCAGACCACAGATGGAATCTCCCTGATGCATCGCATTCAGTATGTACAACCAGACGATGGAAACATCAAAGATACGAGCTTAGTTAAAGTTAGACTTCCCCGACCTGTACAGGGAGGTGAGAGCATCACCCTCAACATGAAATTCGAAGTGAAACTCCCTCAAATATTCGCCCGTATGGGGGTCGCAGATAACTTTGTTATGGCTGGACAATGGTTTCCAAAGATCAGCGTCTATGAACCCACCGGCATAAGAGGAAGAACCTCAGAAGGTTGGAATCTCCATCAATACCATGGTAATTCTGAATTCTACTCTGATTTTGGTATCTACAATGTTCGTATTCATGTTCCACACAATTATATTGTTGCAGCTACAGGTTTTCCAATTAAAACTGCGCAGATTCTTAATGATCAGAAGATTTACCAATTCTATGCCGATGATGTTCATGATTTCGCATGGTCAGCATCTCCTGATTTTATTGTTGCTGAGAAGCCCTTCTCTTCTCCTGATGTTCCTGGTGTGCGAATCAAGCTATATCTAGACCCTGCTCATAAGGACATGAAGGATCGCTATTTCTATGCGGCTGAAGCGGCTTTGAAACATTTCAGCAAGTGGTATGGCCCTTACCCATACTCAACCTTATCAGTCGTTGTTCCACCTGCTGCAGGTAATGGTGCTGGAGGTATGGAGTATCCGACTTTAATTACAGCTTTTGGTGCTAAGAATGATTCACCTGGTTTTGAACTAGAACGAACAGTCATTCATGAAATTGGCCATCAATACTTCTATGGCATGATTGCAAGTAATGAATTTGAAGAGGCATGGTTAGACGAGGGCTTCACTTCTTATGCTGAAGATCAATTAATGGAGCAAGAGTTCGGGATCACTCCGAATCTACCTATCCAGGCTGCGATTATCTCTTCGCCTACAACACTCACACAAGAAGCATGGAAATATGGATCGCAGGATAATTATGCCCAGAATGTTTATTATCGCGGCAAGTTAGTATTAAAGGGGATTGAACGGCAAGTCGGCCAGCAGAAAATGAAAGAAATCATGAACACTTACGCACGGAAATTCCGCTTCGCTCACCCATCAACGCGTGACTTTCAAAAGATTGTTGAACAAGTCACACATAAATCATGGAAACCCTACTTCGAACAATATGTTTATGGAAAACAAATGACAGACTATGCGATCGATACCATTACAGTAGAGAAAATAAGTAAAAGTTCAGAAACACTCTATGAATCCATCGTAACTGTGAACAGACAAGATGGGACCTACCCTAATGTCCCCATTCAATTCACATTCGCAGACGGTCACACTATACAGAAAATGTGGAATGGCGCAGACGACAGCATCCAGTTCAAACTACACTACAAATCACCACTGTCTTGGGCAATCATTGATCCTAAATACACACTTGTATTAGAGAATAAATATATTAACAACTATTTAAAGGCTGGTTTAGAGACTGAAAAAGTCTCCCGCTGGAATATTAGCATCACCAAGCTGCTCGAAATCGGGCTTGGAAGTCTGTCATGGTGA
- the thiC gene encoding phosphomethylpyrimidine synthase ThiC, which produces MSSEMKKSEINLSAFPGSKKVYVKGSRTDIQVPMREITLSTTRGLSGEEQNAPVRVYDTSGAYTDSEIHTDIRLGLQPNRLAWIEGRGDVEAYEGRTVQPEDNGQTRGESLAEVFPALQRQPLRARRARNVTQMHYARKGLITTEMEYVAIRENVTPEFVRDEVARGRAIIPANINHPESEPMIIGRNFLVKINANIGNSAVTSSIEEEVEKMRWATRWGADNIMDLSTGKNIHTTREWIIRNSPVPIGTVPIYQALEKVNGKAEDLTWEVYRDTLIEQAEQGVDYFTIHAGVLLRYIPLTANRMTGIVSRGGSIMAAWCLAHHQENFLYTHFEDICEIMKMYDVSFSLGDGLRPGSIADANDEAQFAELATLGELTSIAWKHDVQVMVEGPGHVPMHLIKENMDKQLEICKEAPFYTLGPLTTDIAPGYDHITSAIGAAMIGWFGTAMLCYVTPKEHLGLPNKNDVREGVVAYKIAAHAADLAKGHKGAEDRDNALSKARFDFRWRDQFHLSLDPERALEYHDETLPAEGAKIAHFCSMCGPKFCSMRISHDIRDSTRQPLL; this is translated from the coding sequence ATGTCAAGCGAAATGAAGAAGAGTGAAATCAACCTGTCGGCTTTTCCGGGAAGTAAAAAAGTTTATGTAAAGGGTTCGCGTACAGACATTCAAGTACCAATGCGTGAGATAACGCTCAGTACGACTCGGGGATTATCTGGAGAAGAGCAGAATGCACCTGTACGTGTCTATGATACCAGCGGTGCTTATACTGACTCGGAGATTCATACTGACATACGCTTAGGGTTGCAACCGAATCGTTTAGCTTGGATTGAGGGACGGGGAGACGTAGAGGCATATGAAGGCAGAACGGTACAACCTGAAGATAATGGACAAACACGAGGCGAATCTTTAGCGGAAGTGTTTCCAGCTCTACAGCGACAACCCTTAAGAGCAAGAAGGGCTAGAAATGTGACTCAAATGCATTACGCGCGTAAGGGTCTGATCACAACAGAAATGGAGTACGTCGCTATCCGGGAGAACGTTACACCGGAATTTGTCAGAGATGAGGTTGCTCGGGGGAGGGCGATCATCCCAGCTAACATCAATCACCCCGAAAGCGAGCCCATGATCATTGGGCGTAACTTCCTAGTGAAGATTAACGCAAACATAGGGAATTCAGCTGTGACTTCTTCCATAGAGGAAGAAGTCGAAAAGATGAGGTGGGCTACCCGTTGGGGTGCAGATAATATTATGGATCTGTCCACAGGCAAGAATATTCATACAACTCGAGAATGGATTATTCGCAATTCTCCGGTTCCTATTGGTACGGTACCCATATATCAAGCTTTAGAAAAGGTAAATGGCAAAGCCGAGGATTTGACGTGGGAAGTGTATAGAGATACCTTAATCGAGCAAGCAGAACAGGGTGTGGATTATTTCACAATCCATGCAGGCGTGTTACTTCGATATATTCCATTGACCGCTAATCGGATGACAGGGATTGTATCCCGAGGTGGGTCAATAATGGCTGCATGGTGTCTTGCTCACCATCAAGAGAACTTTCTCTATACGCATTTTGAGGATATCTGTGAAATTATGAAAATGTACGATGTCTCTTTTTCATTAGGAGATGGTCTGCGTCCAGGATCTATCGCAGATGCAAATGATGAGGCACAATTCGCGGAACTGGCAACACTGGGTGAATTGACGAGTATCGCTTGGAAGCATGATGTTCAGGTGATGGTAGAAGGTCCTGGTCATGTACCCATGCATTTAATAAAAGAAAATATGGATAAGCAGCTTGAAATCTGTAAAGAGGCCCCTTTTTATACATTGGGACCCCTAACGACAGATATTGCACCAGGTTATGATCATATCACCTCTGCCATTGGAGCGGCGATGATTGGTTGGTTTGGAACTGCTATGCTCTGTTATGTCACACCGAAGGAACATCTTGGATTACCCAATAAGAATGATGTAAGAGAAGGCGTCGTCGCTTATAAAATTGCCGCGCATGCTGCCGACCTAGCGAAAGGCCATAAAGGTGCGGAGGATAGGGATAACGCCCTTTCCAAAGCTCGATTCGATTTCCGTTGGCGTGATCAATTCCACTTGTCGCTCGATCCAGAAAGAGCTTTGGAATACCATGATGAGACGCTACCCGCCGAAGGAGCCAAGATAGCCCACTTCTGCTCTATGTGTGGACCGAAGTTTTGTAGCATGCGTATTTCCCACGATATTCGTGATTCTACGAGGCAACCCCTATTATGA
- a CDS encoding YwhD family protein, producing MDNNQPSGKKQIALNIVSSKSKHTGFGAGSIDLNSVSPVIIDQGEAKVDVGAIHAKSKVEKGIKFSMNREDVPNGRQVWVVWVAVDRTPEGQLYGGATACEMWIDTEARRGYKILADHVNKLDAALKRKIILDELNVGEKRALKNLLITRNEEWWEASSEELKKALEV from the coding sequence ATGGATAACAACCAACCAAGTGGCAAGAAACAGATTGCCCTGAATATTGTAAGTAGCAAAAGTAAACATACAGGTTTTGGAGCGGGCTCGATTGACCTAAACAGTGTATCACCTGTCATCATTGACCAAGGTGAAGCTAAGGTGGATGTCGGTGCGATTCATGCGAAGAGTAAAGTGGAGAAAGGGATTAAATTCTCTATGAACCGTGAGGATGTTCCTAATGGTCGTCAAGTATGGGTAGTCTGGGTGGCGGTAGATCGTACACCAGAAGGTCAACTCTATGGTGGAGCGACAGCTTGCGAGATGTGGATCGATACAGAAGCGCGTAGAGGATATAAAATTCTGGCAGATCACGTTAATAAGCTGGATGCAGCCTTAAAGCGTAAGATTATATTGGATGAATTGAATGTAGGGGAGAAGAGAGCGCTCAAGAACCTGCTGATTACCCGTAATGAAGAGTGGTGGGAAGCTTCTTCTGAGGAATTGAAAAAAGCGTTAGAAGTTTAA
- a CDS encoding C40 family peptidase: MNKKLTATALSMALALTIGTGSVFADSSLEKVVDSTIGVNYKSGGTTTNGFDCSGYTRYVFLKLGITLPHQSASQYHMGQEVSRAELRAGDLVFFNTSGKGVSHVGVYVGNGKFSHSSSSKGVIITSLGQSYWAERYVGAKRIMSTAKYEAATYN, encoded by the coding sequence TTGAATAAGAAATTAACCGCAACAGCATTAAGTATGGCTCTTGCTTTAACCATCGGAACAGGTAGCGTTTTTGCCGACTCGTCTTTAGAAAAAGTTGTTGACAGTACCATTGGAGTAAATTACAAGAGTGGGGGAACGACTACAAATGGATTTGATTGTTCCGGCTACACTCGTTATGTCTTCTTGAAGTTAGGTATCACATTACCACATCAATCAGCTTCGCAATACCACATGGGTCAGGAAGTATCCCGTGCTGAGCTAAGAGCTGGAGATCTAGTCTTTTTCAACACTTCAGGAAAAGGTGTATCTCACGTAGGAGTATATGTAGGTAATGGGAAATTCTCGCATTCATCTTCTTCTAAGGGTGTCATCATCACCTCTCTCGGTCAAAGTTACTGGGCCGAACGCTACGTAGGTGCCAAACGAATCATGAGTACTGCGAAATATGAAGCAGCGACTTACAATTAA
- a CDS encoding heavy metal translocating P-type ATPase: MNNNNNHNNSESPNVEYPVEGLSCANCTREMQEAIQKLEYGSDARLSYVNSKLTIHPNADISHVDRILKGDGARIIHIKEHSLDDHHEHPADPHHGHSHDAEGNQLIKWLLGIAVVIYLLTFVLKNVLPEPLLIAMYMIVIALSGYSTFWRGLNNLIHLKFNMDTLMTVALTGAVVIGEWKEATLVAILFGVNELLEGYGMDRARKSIKALLANAPKEAALLSNGNVVHVPISSLRVGDLVRVRAGEKIPSDGIINDGNSSVNEAAITGESIPVTKKPGDYVYGGSVNTDGLLDIRIEKAYEESSLAKIMHLVQEAQDSKTPTELFIDKFAKYYTPAIMIVAILVILIPPLLLGQPWMKWVYQGLAILIVGCPCSLVLSSPIALVSGMTRSARNGILIKGGVHLEQLGKMQVLAFDKTGTLTQGVPSVMEEAIYDPERFYDVAGTLEQSSLHPLAKAIVRHIYHQHESPISPESTQLTTLPGLGIQGEIGGRTYWMGSEDIITHVATTDSEQMNMVNHDILRLKEQGLTLVITVDETHVLGIFGLADTIRPETKDVIRQLHQAGITQTVMLTGDHEQSAQMIATEAGVSSYYAGLLPEQKVDHIKRLSSQWKVAMVGDGINDAPALATAQLGIAMGKGTDSAMETADIVLMQDHLGKLPSAIHMARQVNRIIGWNIGISLSLKAIALLLTIPGWLTLWIAILSDMGATIIVTLLGMTILLGKDQS, translated from the coding sequence ATGAACAACAACAATAATCACAACAATTCTGAATCGCCTAATGTTGAATACCCCGTGGAAGGTTTATCATGTGCCAACTGTACACGAGAAATGCAAGAAGCGATTCAAAAATTGGAGTACGGTTCCGACGCTCGGTTAAGTTATGTTAATAGTAAATTAACGATACACCCTAATGCAGATATCAGCCATGTCGATCGTATTTTAAAGGGTGATGGCGCTCGTATTATTCACATAAAGGAGCATTCTCTTGACGATCATCACGAACATCCGGCAGACCCTCATCATGGCCACAGTCATGATGCTGAAGGAAATCAACTAATTAAGTGGTTACTCGGAATAGCAGTTGTTATCTACCTGCTCACATTTGTCCTGAAGAATGTATTACCTGAGCCCTTACTCATCGCCATGTATATGATCGTTATTGCCCTAAGTGGGTATTCAACCTTTTGGCGCGGCCTAAATAATCTTATACATCTCAAGTTTAATATGGATACATTGATGACGGTCGCTTTAACAGGAGCTGTAGTCATTGGTGAGTGGAAAGAAGCAACTCTTGTTGCAATTCTGTTTGGTGTGAACGAACTTCTCGAAGGCTATGGTATGGATCGTGCGCGTAAATCGATTAAGGCATTACTAGCCAATGCTCCTAAAGAAGCTGCATTACTAAGTAATGGAAATGTAGTTCATGTTCCTATTTCAAGCCTTCGTGTAGGTGATCTTGTGCGTGTTAGAGCAGGGGAGAAGATTCCCTCCGACGGCATTATAAATGATGGGAATAGTTCCGTTAATGAAGCAGCGATCACAGGGGAGTCTATACCTGTAACCAAAAAACCAGGGGATTATGTCTACGGAGGTAGCGTAAATACAGATGGTTTACTTGATATTCGCATTGAAAAGGCCTACGAAGAATCTTCATTAGCTAAGATCATGCATTTAGTTCAGGAAGCCCAAGATAGTAAAACACCTACTGAATTGTTTATCGATAAATTCGCCAAATACTATACACCTGCTATTATGATTGTGGCCATCTTGGTCATCCTTATACCCCCATTACTATTAGGACAGCCTTGGATGAAATGGGTATATCAAGGGCTTGCTATTCTAATTGTTGGATGCCCTTGTTCACTCGTGCTCTCTTCTCCTATCGCTTTGGTGAGTGGTATGACTCGCAGTGCACGAAATGGTATTCTCATTAAAGGTGGCGTTCATCTTGAACAATTAGGTAAAATGCAGGTTCTAGCCTTTGATAAAACTGGCACTCTCACCCAAGGTGTACCCTCGGTTATGGAAGAAGCCATTTATGACCCTGAGCGATTCTATGATGTAGCAGGTACTTTAGAACAGTCGTCCCTCCATCCCTTGGCTAAAGCTATTGTTCGCCACATCTACCATCAACATGAATCTCCTATCTCTCCTGAATCGACTCAACTCACGACTTTACCGGGACTTGGTATCCAAGGAGAGATCGGAGGCAGAACTTATTGGATGGGTAGCGAAGATATAATAACACATGTAGCAACAACAGATTCGGAACAGATGAATATGGTGAACCATGATATTCTTCGGTTGAAAGAGCAAGGTCTGACGCTAGTCATTACAGTTGATGAAACTCATGTCCTCGGAATATTTGGACTTGCAGATACCATACGACCCGAGACGAAGGATGTCATTCGTCAACTTCATCAAGCAGGTATCACTCAGACTGTTATGCTTACAGGAGATCATGAACAATCCGCACAAATGATTGCCACAGAGGCAGGTGTGTCTAGTTATTATGCAGGTCTTCTCCCCGAGCAAAAGGTCGACCACATTAAGCGCCTATCCTCTCAATGGAAGGTAGCCATGGTTGGTGACGGGATCAACGATGCCCCTGCTCTAGCCACCGCCCAATTGGGAATAGCTATGGGTAAAGGAACAGATAGTGCTATGGAGACCGCCGATATCGTGCTCATGCAGGATCACCTTGGTAAGCTACCAAGTGCCATCCACATGGCTCGACAGGTAAATCGCATCATCGGCTGGAACATAGGTATTTCCTTATCGTTGAAGGCTATTGCACTACTGCTCACTATCCCAGGCTGGCTCACCCTCTGGATTGCGATATTATCCGATATGGGCGCCACCATTATTGTCACACTACTCGGCATGACCATTCTACTGGGCAAGGACCAATCATAA